Within the Glycine soja cultivar W05 chromosome 3, ASM419377v2, whole genome shotgun sequence genome, the region aatatattaattttttatataaaaaatatatattctaagacggttatctgaaaatcatcttaaaaaatatacatttttaagatgatttttaactaagaaTCGTTTTAAAAAGAtacatttctaagatgatttttaacttagaaccgtcttaaaataatatttttttctaagacggttctctaTGGAActattgtaaaatatgtttactTTCTACGATGTTACCTACAATGACGATTGATAACCGatataaaatatactaattaaCCAACGTAAAAGCTGTTTTTCGTAATAGTGTCATGCTGAAATCAGGAGCATATGCAACCTAGCCCCATCCTCTACTTTCCTACACAGCCTCCCATACAATAAAACCAATTGGGTTTAATATCCAACGTTTCAAAGGGTAATTAATTCAAACCATTCTTGCATGCCTTTATCCAACACCAGGGcgagaaaattaaaaatggttAACTAGATGTGATGTTTTCTAATTAATCTTGAAATTTTAAGGCACATTGTGATAACTTGATGACTTAAAACTCatctataaataacaaaaattaaaataaaatcttaaacaGAGAAAAGGGTTAATCGTAAGTtacattttcttaattatgaTCGGAACTGAAGTGCAAGCACACTATAAGTCTAGCTACTTCTTTTTAGTATAGTTGATGACACAATTGAATATTATACATTGTAGAGTAGAAGCAATTAAAAGGATGAGACCCAACGTAAAATATAGTTTACTTATCCACGAAAAATGAGAGAGAATAACAGGAATACTGTTACGGTGGACACATATATATCCAAGTAGgaacattattttaatataaagtaaATAGATTTGGTTAACTTAACTTCCTTGAATAAAGAGAATTATTTTAAGTCCTCATATAATAACTACAATTTCAATACTTATATTTGATATTGATCATTtcaccttttatttttgttcttaaacACGTAAAGACAGTATTAGTTTAAGGTTTTTATAAATTTGCGACAGAGACAACCCAATCAATATTAACTAATTTACACTAGCAATTTTGTTGTGCAAAAGCTCTAATTTTCATTACATGAGCAAGGAGTTACGTGCACACGATATTTTGGAGAGTTTTCAATATGCAGTGGGGTTTTTGCGACTAAGGTCGTGAGATGGGACCTATGTGTCTTAAGGAAAGTACAAATCTTACTTAGTCATTTCAATTTTGTAATCATGTTAGATAGGTCTTGTAACTGGGGTGGTTGGTGACTATGTTTCCTAACTTGTAATCCTCAGCATATCTAAAAGCATAATATCCTTCTTTTGTccatttaaaaaagttataatggatattctttaatataaaaagaagaagaatttgaGATAACAAATGGCTGATTAAATttccaaattaattatttcatctGAATTCATTTGTAAAAGCTAAACTTGCTCCAGAAACTACAAGAGGACAACCATTTTGTGCATTAAAATCACAttatattaaatcaaataagatCAGATCTACAAcccaaaatattataaaaatgacaataaattaaGAACAAATCCAAGAAACTAAATCAAGGGAAATATTTTAGCCTGGGGGCAAGCACTATCAATTAATCTGTGTATGTGCTATTGAGAGCTTTATGTTGACAAATCTGCCACATTGTTTGCGTGCTTATGGTTTTGGGATTCAACGTCGATGGTTAAGCCATTTTCAAGGTGATGCTGCTCCTTTACCAGTGAAGCATACTCCACTTTTTCAATACCATATCTTGTGACAAGAACCAAGTAGAAAGACATCACGAAAATGGTGACTAAAATCAATAGCCAGCTGAATAGAATGTTCACCAAGGATTTAGCACGATGAAGGGCATCATCATCATTGCATGTGACCATATATTCACGAAGGTGAGTGACACAACCTTTGGCTTGAAACCCTGGAGTCCAAAGCAGAAACCCCATGACCATAAGCCACAAACCTTGGAACATTATGCTGAAAGAACGAACAAAGCTGACCAAGAAGCTATTAGGGTAACCAATACCCATTAGGGTCGTGGACAAAGAAACAAGGATGAGAAGTTGCAAAAAGTAGTGGTATTGGCCTTCTAGTCCCATGTGATCCCTAGAGTGAAGGTGGATGAGAAGAAATTGTTGTGCAAAAGCTATGGCTCCTAAGAAATGGGTTAACTCATATTGAGCTTTGGAGCATATTTTGTCAAGAACTAGGGCAAAGGTGGCATAGACCAAGAAGGACATGGCCATGGAGGAGTGTTCAAAGTTGTGGAGATGATCTGAGGGAATGGATCCATCAGGGTTGAATGGTTGGTGACGAGCCGGCGAGATGAAGAGCTCCAAGGCAATGAAGATTGTGCTGCTTGTTATTATGAATTTGAGCTCCAAGTATCTAGATTTTGTGGTGGGAAACCATAGGGTTGATGTGTAGGACATGGAGCAAAGGGCATGGAGCTTGATGTGGTTGAACAAGTGCCATAAACCAATTACAAAGAAGCCAAACCCCAAAACTTGATGTCCCTCCAACATAGTGCCTGTTAGGCcaacacaagaaaaagaaacttaagTTATGTTTAgataaaagtaagaaaaatatttgtttttaatcactagaaactaaaaataagtataatgaatttataataattcacgcAGTTCTATCAACTAATTAATCTAGATTTTCTTGATaggaaaatacttttaaaaatttcaatgcatatttcaaatattaatgtataaaataaataaaaaaattgctttgggaaaaaaagtattttcaatttttttcggACAAAAATCATCTAAACATGTACTTACTTGTACTTAGCTGGTATTCTTGTCCACCCACCAAAGGCAATAAGCAAATTCCAACAAAACAAtaactaaagaaaaaataaaatgttgtagAGAGTTTATTGTTCTTAGAAACTCAGAACCAATTAATTAAGACACTACCACACAAACACTGCTTAATCGCTGCAAAGGCCAAACCAAATGAGATGATATTTTATAGAGCTCTTGTTTTGCAACTTGTACTAGTATAATTGGTTATGACGAACGAGGATGAGACGAGTGTGAGTTTGTGTGAAGCCAAATTGGCAAGGCCTGAAAAGTGAAGCATCCTTTCACAAGGGAAAAGGTTGGTGTGGTACGTGTCTTATAAGGCAAAGGTTTGGTAATTGTACGCAAAGAAAGAAGAGCCTGGTACAACCACAAAGCTTTTTGATCATTGGACAACCAAAAAGTTGGGTTGTTAATCTGCTTTTCcattaatataaatgttaattgCTCGATTCTGAAAGTTGGGTTGTTAAAGTGCTTTTCcattaatataaatgttaattgCTCCATTCTGAAAGTTGAATTGATAATTGTTGTGCTTTTCCATTAATATAAttgttaaagaattttaatgtCAGGCTTTACACGTGTGGAATTTCTTCTTATTCTAaagaaaaatctatttttataattggatttcttatttcctattttttctcacttttaaatgtcttcttttttttacttatgaatatgtttttaattacgTCATATTCTTCcctttgaaatttatttgtgatatatatatatatatatatatatatatatatatatatatatatatatatatatttctatttatcAACCATATATATCTATATTGTCATAATACTTttgccttttatttttaatttcatattacCTTAACTAATGGACAATATTTAAGATTGACGTAACTCAAACTACTttgcatacatacatacatagatacttttttaaattttaataataatccaaaagtgaattatgtattaattataattattctattttatagTTCAAATAGTAAATGAattctttaataataaatacataattaatttttgaataaccatgaatattttatttataattcaacTCAAATTATGCTTTCATTGGTTATTTAAACTATAGAATAgaataattataacaataataaataaataaataaataaatatttttaaaatttaattcataattcaaaatttaaataagcattatttattaatataataataataataaataaataaataaataatgcttACTTAACTtttgaattataaattaaattctaaaaataatttttaccaaataatttgttaagaaatatttatgataataaCTTGTTAATGTGCTCTGTTTTGTGTTGTGTCGTTGTTTAATAATCTTCCAGAATAAATATCGATTAAACGTATAAGGGTCATCCTAAGTCGAAAATCTGATGAGTTAAGATCCGACTTAAGGTGTGATAAATTTATGTGTATCTCTTGGTTGGGGGCTATCTTACCTTTCTAGTAGATAGAAATGTGCGTAGAAGCTttagttgcaaaaaaaaaacaagtcatTCATTGCCTCTGCAGCATGCCATTGCTTGTATATGTGGAGCAAAATACCTTATTtcatatatcatttattaattaatgaaataaaagttatgtttatttataattaagagattaaatttaattaaaaattttagttatagaaaaaaatagcttgcatgtaattattaattattaattattaattattaataattaaaaattttagttatagaaaaaaaattttaagccaaaataataaatagtatgtaattatatttcaatagaGTTTCTAAATAAAGCATGAAAAAATATGCTatacaatttaaataattttacactattgtttaatcataaaattttacgtatgataaatttgttagattttactataaataccttcaaagttatattaatattaatttttgattgattgtCGGTGCAAATCCTTTTACTATGaccattaaatttataaaataatacacaCATTTGAAAATAAGCTAACCCATATAGGTGATGGTAATATGCAATTTTCCAATTTGACAAAATATTGACACAAAACCTCTTATAATTTAGTTTGTGGAGAGATACACTTTAATAacattcaatataaaaaaaattatgaggtaATGCACTGATATAATATTTAAACGTGACagtaaatttgaaagaaaaaaaaaaactaaatacgATTACATTACCATTCATTGGTTTATGTGGTTGCTAAGAGGTATGCTACATTCAAAGTCACATGTAAAATgatggacaaaaaaaaaatgtaaaatgatggATAAAAAAGTTACTTGAAATATAAGTTTATCCATTAGTAATGATGCATTTGTGTCTAAATAATTTCGTGAGTTAAGCTTTAAATTCTTAcactttattaataaaaaataattaatatattttacaaagaaattcactttagaaaaaaaaaagaataatgattttatgaattattatgGTTGTTGCATTATgtaaaatgattattaatataACTGATTATATGCACTAAATTGGTAAATATTATGTTGAGTATTGAATAATGATAATCACATtaagcaaaaattaatttatatttattaaatttcaaatatatataggatatagaatttcaatatcaatttcTTTAAATACTTCTTTcaggtcatttttttttttttgagaagttCTTTCCGTTCACATAACAATTGCGAGCTCCTGGtcaacttttaactttttaattcttTGAAACCATATTTGATTTGTtccaattaatatataatatattactaAGCCCTTTGTAACCCTATAAAAGAGGGAtatcctataaaaaaatatgtaataataataataataataataataataataataataataataataataataataatttagcctgcattctaaattattttactaatcttagtaatgaaaaataacatatttttgttttaaatactaTAGCTGTTCGATCATTTtagttgaaaaaatgaaaaaagtatgAAAGTgacacataattttattttactaatggTTGTCATTCCACCTTACAATTATGATATCCTTAATTTCTATCCAACACAATTGTCATTGTTGTTTTGAACACATACTATTTTTcatagtttaattaatttgctttgtgtatatataagcattttaaaaaaattatttacatgatTCTTGAAAAAGCTATTGAGAAATGCTAGTAACACAatctcttaaattttttaacacatCATCTCCTATTGATTGAACTTTAATTACACAAAATTGAGAGTCTCCACATCTTATTTATTGACTCATTTTGTAGTTTTAATCAACTTTaactaatgataaatataagATGAGTTAGATGATTAAGGGAGAAAGGTTGCATATTCAATCCCCTAtgttaacaattaacatttgtcgataagaaaaaaaaaatcaattttaaccatTAAAAGAGTGCATGTAAAAAGGAGTGTCTTAGTAAGTGTGATGCCACTACTTTGATAAATATGCAAAAACATATTAGGCTAAATACTCATTTTGAATCCTAAAAGTGTGAGACGGTAgcattgaaagatgaaaaattcaaatttagtcATTGAATATACAAAAAGTATAATTGATTGGTCCTAACTCCTGCTGTTAAATTTGTGAGATCA harbors:
- the LOC114405838 gene encoding transmembrane protein 45A-like; amino-acid sequence: MLEGHQVLGFGFFVIGLWHLFNHIKLHALCSMSYTSTLWFPTTKSRYLELKFIITSSTIFIALELFISPARHQPFNPDGSIPSDHLHNFEHSSMAMSFLVYATFALVLDKICSKAQYELTHFLGAIAFAQQFLLIHLHSRDHMGLEGQYHYFLQLLILVSLSTTLMGIGYPNSFLVSFVRSFSIMFQGLWLMVMGFLLWTPGFQAKGCVTHLREYMVTCNDDDALHRAKSLVNILFSWLLILVTIFVMSFYLVLVTRYGIEKVEYASLVKEQHHLENGLTIDVESQNHKHANNVADLST